Part of the Leptodactylus fuscus isolate aLepFus1 chromosome 6, aLepFus1.hap2, whole genome shotgun sequence genome, GGGTTCAGTCATCTGTGGACATAGTGCTGTGACGAAGCTCTGTGTCCTCAGCCACCATGGCGCAGGTCAGTCTGCATTCTTCAGGTGTCACCAGCCTTGCTCAAGAACCTTTGCTTATGAGTTATTCagctattatttttttatttttattcttttattactTTACTTTTTGCTGCCTTGGTTTTTGGGCATGGGTGGGATTTTTGTCCTTTCACCTCATATCTGGCAGTGGAAAATTTGGTCTAAGCTGCCAATTCCCGTGGATACGTAAAATATCTGGATTGCGTTTTAAAATGTGGACCGACTTAAGGAATATGAAAAATACCCGCACCAGTAGGCCCTACTCCACCACTCCGTGTCTTACCTTGGAGGAGTGGAGTACAGTTTTAGTTCTTTCTTCTgtagcccattcttcatggatgGATTAATAATGGTTGGGGAAGCCTATCAATGGTCACCAGCACTCATATCATACATTTGTTTGGTTTACAGCCTACCGACCAGCAACAAGATGCGAGGTCCTTCCTCAGCGAGGAAATGATCGCTGGTAAGAATTTTTCTTTGCTTCTTTGACTAGAGTCATATGTTCACATATGTTTTCATGTGGTTATTAGTACAAATGTGCCTCAGCTGTCTACAAATGGGTTCCTCTTGCTTGGAAGGATCTCTGATTTGGCTGATATCCCAAGTCATGTTTCACGGCTCTTTGTTGGGTTGGACCATGACTAGTTTACTTCCTTCTGGAGTAGAGCATTGCTAGCTCCAGTTGGCAACTCCGTAAGGATAAACAGTATCCCtatattaagatatatatatatcatctataagtataggtgcatgattctataatatcctatattggtTTTGACATTCAAGCTCTGAGCTTTAGAGAAAAAGTCTTCCGAGGCCATAATAACTAAGAAAACTACGTAAATTTAGCCTGTAGCTTAagacaaaaatagcaaaaaaaagtgaaataaatatgtaatataCAACTTATTAGGATAAACACCACCATCTTTGCTTTTTATGATGcattagactgtgttcacacagtttttgaagctatattttgcagtttttggaaTACTTATAGAGATTTCTTTAGCTCTCAACTTgtgtttggcttcaaaaactgcatgaaaAATGGCACCAAAAAGTGCATGTTTATATTCAGCCTTAAATTTTTTTGTATATCCAGTATTAAAATTGTAAAATGGTCAGAACAGGATATGAAAAGTGGCAGAAAAATTTAGAAATAATACTCAAAATTCATTTCAAAAAGTGACAGAATGACCGAAGAAATATTCCTAAAAATTCACTTAGACAATATACAAAGCATCAACAAAATTGAGTCACAATTCGGGAACAGTAACGGAAAGGTGGTGGCCAAAAAGGAGGCAAAAATGTCCAGGACTAAAGATGCAAGGGAAGAACGTAGctagtatactgtatgctgtAAAATAATATTATTGGAAAGGTGGAATGTAGACCAAAGGTTGAGCGAAAGATCTCCAAGCTGAGGACGTGTAACAAATGAAGGTTTGAGAAGATATGTTGTGTATGTGATACCACCAACGGTGACAGAGATCTTCATGTTGTTTTCTTCTTTCAACAGAGTTCAAGGCCGCCTTTGATATGTTTGACACTGATGGTGGCGGTGACATCAGCACCAAGGAGTTGGGTACTGTCATGAGGATGCTCGGACAGACCCCAACCAAAGAAGAGTTGGATGCCATCATTGAGGAAGTAGATGAAGATGGTGAGTTTAGGCAGAAATGAAAGAAAGGTCAAAATAATGAAGTCCTCTTTCTCTTATCTATGTTACTATTGGACCATTATTTTTGTAGGAGACATTAATCTTGTAGTCTGTATGTTATCAGCGTATGATCACTTTACGAGGGTGATCCACTAATTTTTGTGGGTGATTCTCTAGTCGCTAATAGCTATGACGTGATACTTGTGTTATAAAGATAAAGACTGTTGGGTAAAAGGATGAAGAAATAATGATGGCATCTTACAGGCAGCGGTACCATCGACTTCGAAGAGTTCTTGGTCATGATGGTGCGCCAGATGAAAGAGGATGCGCAAGGAAAAAGTGAAGAGGAGTTGGCTGAATGCTTCCGCATCTTTGACAAGTGAGTATCGTCTTTCATTACCAAATACATGAGGCATATAAGTAGATGCTGTCTCCATTTTCCCCGACCTGCTTACTGATGGATACTCTTTCCTCTTAGGAATGCTGATGGGTACATTGATAGTGAAGAGCTGGCAGAGATCCTCCGTTCCTCTGGTGAGAGCATCACAGATGAGGAGATTGAAGAGCTGATGAAGGATGGAGACAAAAACAATGATGGCAAGATTGACTTTGATGGTGAGTTTGGTAAACCTTGCCTATTTTAGGCAGAATCCAGGTCATTGACATGTCATTGGCATGATATGACACTGGCATCGTACCAACTCATGCCATACCTATTACACATTACCTGATGTACGCTTGTCTTCTTCTCTTTGCAGAGTTCCTCAAGATGATGGAAGGTGTACAATAAGCTGTTGGACATTCCTTAGGAGCGTTTTGACGCTAGCTTGTACATTATACCGGTCTTACTTGTTCTTCCTGGATGGAGTAATTTCCCCCTGCTCTGTCTAGCAAATCTCCAAAATCCTCTATGTCTCAGCTTTGTTCAACGAATACCATCTACATCGCCTGCGGAGAATCTCGTCCGTTGTTCTCACCAAGATCTTCTGCCTTCTACAACTTTCTTAAGTTCTTCAAATTTCAGGTGTTATTTATAAAACTGAAACAACCATTAAAAGTCTTAGTGAACCTTTCAACGCTCTGGGCTGCATTGAAAACCCTCAGTATGCTAATACATAGTGGATGAGCGCCTCTTTTGGGCACAGTAGGCATTACAGGCTACCGTCATCATttgttttcattctttttttttttcttcacaaatGCAATGCAAACTGATAAAGTGATAAATTATTTCTAAAAGAATGAAGTGATGTTTGCATGTTATTGGTCCAAAATGTTACCGTCCATTGTATCTGCAATTGTCATCTACGGCTGACCATTCACATTGGAGGAATGTCGGCCAAATCCATCAACTTCGACCAGTGATGTCTCCCTGTCCAGGAAAGAATGATCGGGAATGTTGAAttttaacatgcccaatcttttggTCTCATCACAGAGGTGAggagagtcaggaggaatagataTTGGTTGAAGGAACATTCAGCGACACATTAAGGTCTGCACCTACAAATCATACACCTTTTAACCTATCTTGGGATTAgggtaaaagttttttttttctccctgaaaTAGTGCCACTATTGACCAGGGACTTTGGCTGCTATTCAAGCTCACCTCCATTCAAGTCAATCTGGGTGAGGTGCAATGCcaaacacaacctgtggacaaaaGTGGTGCTATATCTCAGACTCTTATCCAGGTCTACTCCATTGACTTGGTCACCACCATATAATATAACACTGAATTTGCTATTTCACTGCCATTTTGATGGTTCAATTACCATCTCATTACAAGCTTGGAAATATTCGCTGTGGTTTTAGAAGAGGAGCAGAAAAGGAGCTTAGTCTCTTTCatctttcaataaaaaaaaaactttatattaaaaaaaaaagggttttataaAAATCCTCTCTAATCGTACTTTAGTGTAAGTCCATTATCTGCCATAACCAGGCTGAA contains:
- the TNNC2 gene encoding troponin C, skeletal muscle isoform X1, which translates into the protein MAQPTDQQQDARSFLSEEMIAEFKAAFDMFDTDGGGDISTKELGTVMRMLGQTPTKEELDAIIEEVDEDGSGTIDFEEFLVMMVRQMKEDAQGKSEEELAECFRIFDKNADGYIDSEELAEILRSSGESITDEEIEELMKDGDKNNDGKIDFDEFLKMMEGVQ
- the TNNC2 gene encoding troponin C, skeletal muscle isoform X2, producing MPTDQQQDARSFLSEEMIAEFKAAFDMFDTDGGGDISTKELGTVMRMLGQTPTKEELDAIIEEVDEDGSGTIDFEEFLVMMVRQMKEDAQGKSEEELAECFRIFDKNADGYIDSEELAEILRSSGESITDEEIEELMKDGDKNNDGKIDFDEFLKMMEGVQ